Proteins from a genomic interval of Neoarius graeffei isolate fNeoGra1 chromosome 24, fNeoGra1.pri, whole genome shotgun sequence:
- the LOC132872716 gene encoding atos homolog protein B, protein MRHLHVELVRKEARAGDLPPPSDPQVTFDPQPRPLNQEELRLQKVYQLSIFSQRGGFKSSMKRGLEETSDPVVAPKRLLQDEDEDEDDDEEMEGEVLCGRGSTPLLPPLPAKDAFAPLSPKSPPMVDPHTPPTAPLEPSQSSHPPLTPAEVIGWGAELEKTPPPSERQPHPPSPPSCSNGSSSSERSGEVKKKKLLSFSDVGDSCSEDEGPSTSKRCRLALTPGIGLAPGRSTDSKAAPYWTHLLPTTREQGKSLAECSRSSRRLKTSARLKSRQLRSGRRTDTSRSSSCSSLAVSRSLLGNFEESILKGRFPPSGRIEGFTAEIGASGSYCPKHATLPVQVTYYDTSEHSAPSPFLGVISLEPLGKKGYSVPKAGTIQVTLFNPNKTVVKMFLVTYNFGDMPVNHMTFLRHRIFLVPVEEGVESGAGTESSASDRKKILCYLIHLRFQSSKSGKIYLHNDIRLLFSRKSIEVDTGIPYELKSFTEVPRNPKYSPRV, encoded by the exons aTGCGTCATCTTCATGTGGAGCTGGTCCGGAAGGAGGCTCGAGCTGGAGACCTGCCACCACCCAGCGACCCACAGGTGACCTTCGACCCCCAGCCAAGACCTCTGAACCAGGAAGAGCTGCGGCTGCAGAAGGTTTATCAGctttccatcttttcccagagagGAGGGTTTAAAAGCAGTATGAAGCGTGGATTAGAGGAGACATCGGACCCCGTCGTTGCACCCAAACGCCTCCTTCAGGATGAGGACGAGGATGAGGATGACGACGAAGAAATGGAAGGGGAGGTGCTGTGTGGAAGAGGCTCCACCCCTTTACTACCACCACTCCCTGCAAAGGATGCTTTTGCCCCGCTGTCACCCAAATCGCCCCCTATGGTGGACCCTCACACCCCCCCTACTGCCCCTCTGGAGCCCTCACAGTCTTCACATCCACCGTTAACCCCTGCTGAGGTTATCGGGTGGGGGGCAGAGCTTGAAAAGACCCCACCCCCTTCAGAAAGACAGCCCCATCCACCATCGCCACCTTCCTGCTCTAACGGGTCGAGTTCGTCAGAAAGGAGCGGcgaggtgaagaagaagaagctgctgTCGTTCAGTGACGTCGGAGATTCGTGCTCTGAGGACGAAGGACCATCGACGTCCAAACGCTGCCGTCTGGCGCTGACCCCCGGGATCGGACTGGCACCGGGACGCAGCACCGACTCCAAGGCTGCCCCCTATTGGACACACCTTCTGCCCACAACCAGAGAGCAGGGcaaa AGCTTGGCTGAGTGTTCCCGATCGTCGCGGAGGCTAAAGACCAGCGCTCGCCTCAAATC CCGTCAGTTGCGCAGCGGCAGGCGCACCGACACCAGCCGCTCATCCTCCTGTTCATCGTTAGCTGTTAGCAGGTCGCTTTTGGGAAACTTTGAG gaGTCAATCCTAAAGGGTCGGTTCCCTCCGTCAGGACGAATTGAGGGTTTCACAGCCGAGATCGGGGCGAGTGGCTCGTACTGTCCCAAACACGCCACTCTACCTGTACAGGTGACCTACTACGACACGTCTGAGCACAGCGCGCCCTCACCCTTCCtg GGTGTGATCTCACTGGAGCCCCTGGGAAAGAAAGGATACAGTGTACCTAAAGCAGGGACCATTCAAGTG ACCTTATTCAACCCCAATAAGACTGTGGTGAAAATGTTCCTGGTGACCTACAATTTCGGGGACATGCCTGTCAATCACATGACCTTCCTGCGCCATCGTATCTTCCTGGTGCCTGTGGAGGAAggggtggagtcaggggcaggaaCAGAAAGCTCCGCCTCTGATAGGAAGAAGATTCTATGCTACCTGATACACCTTAG attCCAGAGCTCCAAATCTGGAAAGATCTACTTGCACAACGATATCCGGCTGCTATTCTCCCGCAAATCCATCGAGGTGGACACGGGGATCCCTTACGAACTCAAGTCCTTCACCGAGGTGCCAAGAAACCCCAAGTACTCCCCACGTGTGTGA
- the ranbp1 gene encoding ran-specific GTPase-activating protein isoform X2 — MADPKDTQDEHETSTDHVDDSNHDPHFEPIVSLPEREVKTLEEDEEELFKMRAKLYRFASENDPPEWKERGTGDVKLLRHKERGSIRLLMRRDRTLKICANHHIMPLMELKPNAGSDRAWVWNTHADFADEEPKPELLAIRFLNAENAQKFKVKFDECKEEVRKSLEGGNKANSVAEKLEELSIKEEKKEEEKEKTEEEEKKEEEEK; from the exons ATGGCCGATCCCAAG GACACACAAGATGAGCACGAGACCTCCACGGATCACGTAGACGATTCGAACCACGACCCACACTTCGAGCCCATTGTGTCGCTGCCAGAGCGTGAGGTCAAAACTCtggaggaggatgaggaggagctCTTCAAAAT gagggcGAAGCTGTACCGCTTTGCGAGTGAGAACGACCCACCAGAGTGGAAGGAGCGCGGTACGGGGGACGTAAAGCTGCTGCGCCACAAAGAGAGAGGCTCCATCCGCCTGCTGATGAGGAGAGACCGCACGCTCAAGATCTGCGCCAACCACCACA tcatGCCACTGATGGAGCTGAAGCCAAACGCAGGCAGTGACCGGGCCTGGGTGTGGAACACACACGCTGACTTTGCAGATGAAGAACCAaaaccagagttgctggccatccGCTTCCTCAACGCAGaga ATGCACAGAAGTTCAAGGTGAAGTTTGACGAATGCAAAGAGGAAGTCCGAAAATCACTtgaag gtGGGAACAAAGCCAACAGTGTGGCAGAGAAACTGGAGGAGCTGTCAAtcaaggaggagaagaaggaagaagagaaagagaagacggaggaggaggagaagaaggaggaggaggagaaatga
- the ranbp1 gene encoding ran-specific GTPase-activating protein isoform X1, giving the protein MADPKDTQDEHETSTDHVDDSNHDPHFEPIVSLPEREVKTLEEDEEELFKMRAKLYRFASENDPPEWKERGTGDVKLLRHKERGSIRLLMRRDRTLKICANHHIMPLMELKPNAGSDRAWVWNTHADFADEEPKPELLAIRFLNAENAQKFKVKFDECKEEVRKSLEEGGNKANSVAEKLEELSIKEEKKEEEKEKTEEEEKKEEEEK; this is encoded by the exons ATGGCCGATCCCAAG GACACACAAGATGAGCACGAGACCTCCACGGATCACGTAGACGATTCGAACCACGACCCACACTTCGAGCCCATTGTGTCGCTGCCAGAGCGTGAGGTCAAAACTCtggaggaggatgaggaggagctCTTCAAAAT gagggcGAAGCTGTACCGCTTTGCGAGTGAGAACGACCCACCAGAGTGGAAGGAGCGCGGTACGGGGGACGTAAAGCTGCTGCGCCACAAAGAGAGAGGCTCCATCCGCCTGCTGATGAGGAGAGACCGCACGCTCAAGATCTGCGCCAACCACCACA tcatGCCACTGATGGAGCTGAAGCCAAACGCAGGCAGTGACCGGGCCTGGGTGTGGAACACACACGCTGACTTTGCAGATGAAGAACCAaaaccagagttgctggccatccGCTTCCTCAACGCAGaga ATGCACAGAAGTTCAAGGTGAAGTTTGACGAATGCAAAGAGGAAGTCCGAAAATCACTtgaag aaggtGGGAACAAAGCCAACAGTGTGGCAGAGAAACTGGAGGAGCTGTCAAtcaaggaggagaagaaggaagaagagaaagagaagacggaggaggaggagaagaaggaggaggaggagaaatga